A stretch of Leisingera sp. S132 DNA encodes these proteins:
- the minD gene encoding septum site-determining protein MinD, translating to MGRVIVVTSGKGGVGKTTTSAAVGAELARRGHKTVVIDFDVGLRNLDMIMGCERRVVFDFINVIQGDAKLKQALIRDRRLENLAVLPTSQTRDKDALTKAGVEKVLDELRKEFDYIICDSPAGIERGAQMAMHFADEAIVVTNPEVSSVRDSDRVLGLLNSITDRAGKTGAEPVKAQVLITRHDKARVDSGEMMTVEDVLEVLAVPLLGIIPESKAVLRASNLGVPVVLDDPSAAAAAYEDAVGRLIGEQIEMRIAADPRRGLLQRLFRRAV from the coding sequence ATGGGCCGGGTGATCGTTGTCACCTCGGGCAAGGGCGGCGTGGGCAAGACCACAACTTCGGCGGCGGTGGGCGCTGAGCTGGCGCGGCGCGGGCACAAGACGGTGGTGATCGATTTCGACGTCGGATTGCGCAACCTGGACATGATCATGGGATGCGAGCGCCGGGTGGTCTTTGACTTCATCAACGTGATTCAGGGCGATGCCAAGCTGAAGCAGGCGCTGATCCGCGACCGGCGGCTGGAGAACCTGGCGGTGCTGCCGACCTCGCAGACCCGCGACAAGGACGCACTGACCAAGGCGGGGGTCGAAAAGGTGCTGGATGAACTGCGCAAAGAGTTCGACTACATCATCTGCGACAGCCCGGCAGGGATCGAGCGCGGCGCCCAGATGGCGATGCATTTCGCCGATGAGGCCATCGTGGTCACCAACCCCGAGGTGTCCTCGGTGCGCGACAGCGACCGGGTGCTGGGGCTCTTGAACAGCATCACCGACCGGGCCGGCAAGACCGGCGCAGAGCCGGTGAAGGCGCAGGTGCTGATCACCCGCCATGACAAGGCCCGCGTCGACAGTGGCGAAATGATGACGGTGGAGGACGTGCTGGAGGTGCTGGCGGTGCCGCTCTTGGGGATCATCCCTGAGAGCAAGGCGGTACTGCGCGCCTCCAATCTCGGCGTGCCGGTGGTGCTGGATGACCCGTCCGCAGCTGCTGCCGCCTATGAGGACGCGGTGGGCCGTTTGATCGGTGAGCAGATCGAAATGCGGATTGCCGCCGACCCGCGCCGCGGCTTGCTGCAGCGGCTGTTCCGGCGGGCGGTGTAA
- the minC gene encoding septum site-determining protein MinC produces MSVPHQDIKPRGRAPAASVKPFQIRGRYFTAVALRPEDGPLDQAFYAALDAQLRWSPHFFDGAPLILDLAQAPGLSRPAEIRALADSLRSRDLAVFGVQNATPAQAAAAEDAGLITLASGKDAPLNTGPGTRREIPKKLRPPQNVVITRPVRSGQTVVAEGGDLVVVGPVSSGAELIARGNIHVYGLLRGRAMAGAEGDESARIFCQRLDAELLAVAGLYRTNENLEPELLNRAAQVFLRDGRLCVEAL; encoded by the coding sequence GTGAGCGTGCCGCATCAAGACATCAAACCGCGTGGCAGAGCGCCTGCCGCAAGCGTGAAGCCGTTCCAGATCCGCGGGCGGTATTTCACCGCTGTCGCCTTGCGCCCCGAAGACGGGCCGCTGGACCAGGCGTTCTATGCCGCGCTGGACGCGCAGCTGCGCTGGAGCCCGCATTTCTTTGACGGCGCGCCGCTGATCCTGGACCTGGCGCAGGCCCCGGGGCTGAGCCGCCCTGCCGAGATCCGGGCGCTGGCCGACAGCCTGCGCAGCCGCGATCTGGCGGTCTTCGGGGTGCAGAACGCCACCCCCGCGCAGGCCGCGGCAGCAGAGGACGCCGGGCTGATCACGCTGGCGAGCGGCAAGGACGCGCCGCTGAACACCGGCCCCGGTACCCGCCGGGAAATCCCCAAGAAATTGCGCCCGCCCCAGAACGTTGTGATCACCCGGCCGGTGCGCTCCGGCCAGACCGTGGTGGCGGAGGGCGGCGACCTGGTGGTGGTCGGGCCTGTCAGCTCCGGCGCGGAGCTGATCGCGCGCGGCAACATCCATGTCTACGGCCTGCTGCGCGGCCGTGCCATGGCCGGCGCCGAGGGCGACGAGAGCGCCCGCATCTTCTGCCAGCGGCTGGATGCGGAGCTGCTGGCGGTGGCGGGCTTATACCGGACAAACGAGAATTTGGAGCCGGAGCTTTTGAACCGCGCAGCACAGGTATTCCTGCGCGACGGCCGGCTGTGTGTGGAGGCACTTTAA
- a CDS encoding alkaline phosphatase D family protein yields the protein MSSRTRTTGPAGGPAVNAITGPILILDDLRDGRMFLAALFIAPKGATLPPLLLDDGAAQPEPLADYSACTVLRARFSLPADQPSAYQWNGMRYALAGGFGGGLRIAYASCNGEEHGDLDRDGAERNAMWARMGAEHAEQPFSLLLHGGDQVYADEVTHGHPLSEDWPDRLPRDPAPEELDDLRRHLREGFLQRYLAVYAAPEFAWIAARVPSLMQWDDHDICDGWGSLRRSRTYSLVGQTLFAAAREAALLFQHGCCDGDLPGRFADPAGSHLGWRIEAPGLRLLAPDLRSERSRRRVMARGGWRMMKAAAKQSFAGRSLILSSVPLLGPRLSLLELLMVLTPRMQKYEDDLRDQWQSRAHRASWRRMLRLVRDMAAQDGQQVTALSGEIHLATRGEMTLGGGKLLHQLVASGISHRAPPRAWARVLGMLSRLGDAPLPGHPIRIRRIPGQTGRYAAERNYLVLERNGESWSAAWELETSGRSAPLAL from the coding sequence ATGAGCAGCAGAACCCGGACAACAGGCCCCGCCGGCGGACCCGCCGTAAACGCAATCACCGGCCCCATCCTGATCCTCGATGATCTGCGTGATGGCCGGATGTTTCTGGCGGCCCTGTTCATTGCCCCGAAAGGCGCCACCCTGCCGCCGCTGCTGCTGGACGATGGCGCGGCGCAGCCCGAGCCGCTGGCGGACTACAGCGCGTGCACGGTGCTCAGGGCGCGGTTCAGCCTGCCTGCCGACCAGCCCTCTGCCTATCAGTGGAACGGCATGCGCTATGCGCTGGCAGGCGGTTTTGGCGGCGGCCTGCGGATCGCCTATGCCTCCTGCAACGGAGAGGAGCATGGCGACCTGGACCGCGACGGTGCCGAACGCAACGCGATGTGGGCGCGGATGGGTGCGGAACACGCGGAACAGCCCTTCTCGCTGCTGCTGCATGGCGGTGATCAGGTCTATGCGGATGAGGTGACACACGGCCACCCCCTGAGCGAAGACTGGCCGGACCGCCTCCCCCGCGATCCTGCACCCGAAGAGCTGGACGATCTGCGCCGCCACCTGCGGGAGGGGTTCCTGCAGCGTTATCTGGCGGTTTATGCCGCGCCGGAATTTGCCTGGATCGCCGCCCGGGTGCCGTCGCTGATGCAATGGGACGACCACGACATCTGCGACGGCTGGGGATCCCTGCGCCGTTCGCGCACCTATTCCCTGGTCGGACAGACACTGTTTGCCGCTGCGCGGGAGGCGGCGCTGCTGTTTCAGCACGGCTGCTGCGATGGGGACCTGCCTGGCCGTTTTGCCGATCCCGCAGGCAGCCACCTGGGCTGGCGCATCGAAGCGCCGGGTCTGCGGCTGCTGGCCCCCGACCTGCGCTCTGAACGCAGCCGGCGCCGGGTGATGGCGCGGGGCGGCTGGCGGATGATGAAGGCAGCGGCAAAACAGAGCTTTGCCGGGCGCAGCCTGATCCTGTCGAGCGTGCCGCTGCTGGGGCCGCGGCTGTCGCTGCTGGAGCTGCTGATGGTGCTGACCCCCCGGATGCAGAAATACGAGGACGACCTGCGCGATCAATGGCAGAGCCGGGCGCACCGGGCCTCCTGGCGGCGGATGCTGCGGCTGGTACGGGACATGGCGGCGCAGGACGGCCAGCAGGTGACAGCCCTTTCCGGCGAGATCCACCTGGCCACGCGCGGCGAGATGACGCTTGGCGGCGGCAAGCTGCTGCACCAGCTGGTGGCCTCGGGCATTTCCCACCGGGCGCCGCCGCGGGCCTGGGCCAGGGTGCTGGGGATGCTGTCGCGGCTGGGCGACGCGCCTCTGCCCGGCCACCCCATCCGCATCCGCAGGATCCCCGGCCAGACCGGGCGCTATGCCGCCGAGCGGAACTATCTGGTTCTGGAGCGCAACGGTGAAAGCTGGTCAGCCGCCTGGGAGCTGGAAACCTCCGGCCGGTCTGCGCCCCTGGCGCTCTAG
- a CDS encoding PhzF family phenazine biosynthesis isomerase codes for MTQGAVVDEPVLDAADRGELLAALGISEAELAQGLPVQVVSTGHSKVMVPLQPRESVDRLEPDLPWLAALSTRIGCNGYFLFAAVQMEGRLETHDRMFAPAIGIAEDPVTGNANGPADAYLLAQGLLPDVPLQTYAGHQGRAIGRPGTVFVTLDQTGSSLVVRVSGHAAEAGTLTYPADRPDSL; via the coding sequence ATGACCCAGGGCGCGGTTGTTGACGAACCCGTTCTGGATGCCGCTGATCGCGGGGAGCTGCTGGCGGCGCTGGGGATCAGTGAGGCGGAACTGGCTCAGGGGCTGCCGGTTCAGGTGGTCTCCACCGGCCACTCCAAGGTGATGGTGCCGCTACAGCCCCGCGAGAGCGTGGACAGGCTGGAACCCGACTTGCCCTGGCTGGCAGCCTTGAGCACGCGGATCGGCTGCAACGGCTATTTTCTATTTGCCGCGGTGCAGATGGAGGGACGCCTGGAAACCCACGACCGCATGTTCGCTCCGGCCATTGGCATCGCAGAGGACCCGGTGACGGGTAACGCCAACGGCCCGGCCGACGCCTATCTGCTGGCCCAAGGGCTGCTGCCGGATGTGCCGCTGCAGACCTACGCCGGGCATCAGGGCCGCGCCATCGGGCGGCCGGGCACAGTCTTTGTGACGCTGGATCAGACCGGCAGCAGCCTAGTGGTCCGGGTTTCCGGCCACGCGGCGGAAGCCGGCACCTTAACGTACCCGGCGGACCGCCCCGACAGCCTCTAA